From a region of the Synechococcus sp. PCC 7502 genome:
- the aroC gene encoding chorismate synthase, with product MGNTFGHLFRVTTYGESHGGGVGVIIDGCPPRLEISETEIQLELDRRKPGQSKITTPRKEDDRCEILSGVFEGKTLGTPISIMVRNKDARGQDYAEMAEKFRPSHADATYQAKYGIRNYQGGGRSSARETIGRVAAGAIAKKLLNQFAGVEIIAYVTQIQDLIAPINSDTVTMPDVESNIVRCPDPVMAEKMIDLIEAMRREGNSVGGIVECVARNVPVGLGDPVFDKLEADLAKAIMSLPATKGFEIGSGFAGIHLTGKEHNDEFYRDGDRIRTVTNRSGGIQGGISNGENIIIRAAFKPTATIMQEQKTVSITGEETTLTARGRHDPCVLPRAVPMVEAMVALVLCDHWLRNRAIAI from the coding sequence ATGGGGAATACTTTTGGGCATTTATTTCGGGTTACCACCTATGGAGAATCCCACGGCGGGGGAGTTGGGGTAATTATTGATGGCTGTCCGCCCCGTCTGGAAATTAGTGAAACTGAGATTCAACTTGAACTAGATCGCCGCAAACCTGGGCAAAGTAAAATTACAACTCCCAGAAAAGAAGATGATCGCTGTGAAATTCTCTCCGGTGTATTTGAGGGTAAAACCCTTGGTACCCCAATTTCGATTATGGTGCGGAACAAAGATGCCCGTGGTCAAGACTATGCGGAAATGGCAGAAAAATTTCGTCCTTCCCACGCTGACGCTACCTATCAGGCAAAGTATGGTATTCGTAATTATCAAGGGGGCGGTAGAAGTTCAGCCCGTGAAACCATTGGTCGAGTTGCAGCAGGGGCGATCGCTAAAAAACTACTCAATCAATTTGCAGGGGTGGAAATTATTGCCTATGTTACCCAAATTCAAGATTTAATTGCCCCCATTAATTCCGATACTGTGACCATGCCTGATGTGGAGAGCAATATTGTGCGCTGTCCCGATCCAGTAATGGCAGAAAAAATGATTGATTTAATTGAAGCAATGCGGCGTGAAGGTAACTCTGTCGGTGGAATTGTGGAATGCGTTGCCCGTAATGTCCCAGTGGGCTTGGGCGATCCGGTATTTGATAAACTTGAAGCAGACCTTGCTAAGGCAATTATGTCTTTACCTGCTACCAAAGGCTTTGAAATTGGCAGTGGATTTGCGGGAATTCACCTGACGGGCAAAGAGCATAATGATGAGTTTTACCGAGATGGCGATCGCATTCGCACAGTTACTAATCGGTCGGGCGGGATTCAAGGGGGAATTTCTAATGGTGAAAATATTATCATTCGGGCTGCCTTTAAACCCACAGCTACGATTATGCAGGAGCAGAAAACCGTAAGCATAACTGGCGAAGAAACAACCCTTACTGCTAGAGGTCGCCATGATCCCTGTGTACTGCCCCGGGCGGTGCCGATGGTGGAAGCAATGGTAGCTTTAGTTCTGTGTGATCACTGGTTAAGAAATCGAGCGATCGCTATTTAG
- a CDS encoding J domain-containing protein — protein MQKSPDYYKILGIRPKATAEEIKAAYRALARQYHPDLNPHDSTSADKFRVINEAYTVLSDQQRRSQYDGTNFDLNTTNSSNSSNRKGAEIYYSQGLKKSQNGNYQDAIKDYNQAIALNKNYADAYNKRGLCYYKLGALSEAVIDFGKAINLNSNMAEAYYNRGLAKLKLGYAHGAIEDYTHALNLRYNYGQAFYRRGIAHAQLNNRQAAIADLGKASQIFTQQGDTENHKLTVEEIRKVSNHFQVRHFHNFNNLWTDVVLSLVVVTVNPIGRMRSMYLRLTGNRAIYVGIIFALIFNLCFAVGNYISLRQVAQYVKVSFPILLAIGAIAWLSLLLSGFILRNIFQGKGNWVSDLFLAGVGLLPIGYLSLVGALITLIEISNFHFYLALVIVGLCYLVLTLYSGCHQILGISESLATLAVPFIILISSFCLGVTVPPLIAIGLATV, from the coding sequence GTGCAGAAATCTCCTGATTACTACAAAATTTTGGGTATTAGACCAAAGGCTACGGCTGAAGAGATAAAAGCTGCCTATCGTGCCTTAGCTCGGCAATATCATCCCGATCTCAATCCCCACGACTCTACATCTGCGGATAAGTTTCGTGTGATTAATGAGGCATATACAGTACTATCTGACCAGCAAAGACGATCGCAGTACGATGGTACAAATTTTGATCTAAATACTACTAATAGTTCTAATAGCTCTAACCGCAAAGGTGCGGAAATATATTACAGTCAAGGGCTAAAGAAATCTCAAAATGGCAATTATCAAGATGCGATCAAAGACTATAACCAAGCGATCGCCCTCAATAAAAATTATGCGGATGCCTACAATAAACGTGGACTTTGTTATTACAAGCTAGGGGCATTATCTGAGGCAGTTATTGATTTTGGGAAAGCGATTAATCTCAACTCTAATATGGCTGAGGCTTACTATAATCGGGGTCTTGCTAAATTAAAACTAGGCTATGCCCACGGTGCGATCGAAGACTACACCCATGCCCTAAATCTTAGATATAATTACGGACAGGCATTTTATCGGCGCGGTATTGCCCATGCTCAACTTAATAATAGACAAGCAGCGATCGCCGACCTAGGTAAAGCCTCGCAAATTTTTACACAACAGGGAGATACTGAAAACCACAAATTAACTGTGGAAGAAATTAGAAAAGTAAGTAATCATTTTCAGGTCAGGCATTTTCACAATTTTAATAATTTATGGACAGATGTGGTGCTTAGCTTAGTTGTAGTGACTGTGAACCCGATCGGTAGAATGCGCTCTATGTATCTGAGGCTCACGGGTAATCGGGCTATTTATGTGGGAATTATTTTTGCCCTAATTTTTAATCTATGCTTTGCCGTTGGTAATTACATTAGCCTCCGCCAAGTTGCCCAGTATGTGAAAGTCTCATTTCCAATTTTGCTGGCGATCGGAGCAATTGCTTGGTTAAGTCTTCTTCTATCTGGATTTATCCTCCGCAATATTTTTCAAGGTAAAGGTAATTGGGTTAGTGATCTGTTTTTAGCAGGGGTAGGACTTTTACCCATTGGTTATCTAAGCTTGGTGGGGGCGTTAATTACACTCATAGAAATTAGTAATTTTCATTTTTACCTAGCACTAGTAATAGTGGGATTATGCTATCTTGTCTTAACTCTGTACAGTGGTTGTCATCAGATTTTAGGTATCTCCGAATCTTTAGCGACCTTGGCAGTGCCTTTCATCATTTTAATTAGTAGTTTTTGTCTAGGAGTTACAGTTCCACCCTTAATTGCCATAGGGCTTGCAACTGTTTAG
- a CDS encoding DUF2949 domain-containing protein has protein sequence MRSQSAEYYPDSDQQELELYLIESALINQEQLNLAKKLQARQEGPLLMILLQLNFIDVNQFSGLIDWTPKARIDN, from the coding sequence ATGCGGTCTCAATCTGCTGAATATTATCCCGACAGCGACCAACAGGAGTTAGAACTCTATCTGATTGAGTCTGCTCTAATCAACCAAGAACAACTAAATCTAGCCAAAAAGCTCCAAGCTCGGCAGGAAGGACCATTATTAATGATCTTGCTGCAACTTAATTTTATAGATGTAAATCAGTTCAGTGGGCTGATAGACTGGACACCTAAGGCAAGAATTGATAACTAA